The Alosa alosa isolate M-15738 ecotype Scorff River chromosome 17, AALO_Geno_1.1, whole genome shotgun sequence genomic sequence accactaCGGGGGTACTATAATCACAGGTGGTAGGCTCATGTCCCAGCAAAGCTTTCAtgtatcgaaaccaaacttggtacgtggACTTGGGACCCAACCCCGAGGACGGAAAATAAATGTAGTGACCGCTGACCACAAAGGGCGTTATAATTAGTAACACTTTcacgtatcgacaccaaacttggtacatggacttgtGACCACAttctgaggacgcacaataaatttggtgacgtttgaccactaggggcgctataattcaGCATCCTGATGGCTTGTGGATAGAAACTGTCAGTCTCTAATGTAACAACATTgagttgccatgacaactcctgattaactgcttggccccttcattgctgcttgcagctgtATTTAATATTGGTATTCTGTATACGCCTGTACGTCATtaccacacaataaatgaatgtAGTGCTTTGTAAATATATAAGACAAGAAGAACATGTGATgagctttatttcttcctttaTGTTTGGTTCCATCTAATTACAATTCACTGTTTTCCATTTCTTTCACTCCACTGCTGAGGTCCTAACTATAAGCTTGAGTATATTTGGTGGACACATGCCATATTGGTAGTGTTAAGTACAGGAGCCACTGCTCTTCCTCTTCATTCTCCACTTCTTTGTCAGATTTCTGTTCAGTCATTGTTCACTGACCACCTGCTGCATCAAACATTTTCTTCCTTCCCTCCATGCCCGACATCGCCTCCACATTTTTGCGCCAATCACCAACCTCACTTGTCAGTACCTGTAAAAGAACAATAGGGTCCTTACTTAGGCATCTCTAAGCCCATTTTTGACAGGGGGAAGCATATTGCTTTAAAAAAAGTAACACAAAATGAATGTGATTTTGTCCTTGTGGTACCTTCTCCTGTTTGATGTCTTCCTTCTTGACAGATTTTAAGTTGGCCCGGAGGTCCATAGATCCTTTATGTTTGGAGCCTAGTAGAGCTCGCATCATCTCATCTGCAGATACACGCACCTTCCTCAGGGCCGGTTTCTTAAACTTCCCCCCAAGGTCCTGTACCTTCAGTTTCAACTCACGGATCTGATACACATTAACACAAAAATCCACAAATACTTATTACAAATGCCAATACTTACTTATATATGCCCATTGCTAGATTgtatgaattaattaatttctttgaCTTTCATGCATTGCCCGTCACTCACATCTTTGTTGTGCTTTGTCACTTTTTCCTCACAGTCGTAACGCTCTTCATCAACCACGCCCATCTTTGCATGGAGCTGCTCACAGAGAGTCTTTAAAGAAAACACATATATTTTAACACCAGGAGATATTAACATTGAGATTTAAAATATTCAAAAAGTAAATATAATCAGTCTGCCTGACACTGATGTACAATTTACATTTGCCATTTCCAAAAAAGTTGAGACGGTgtgtaaaatgaaaataaaaacaaa encodes the following:
- the tnni1d gene encoding troponin I, skeletal, slow d; this encodes MNPKATMDKPKSKISASRKLSLKMMLLARAIEELEKEKVDREDEKERYLGEKLPPLQLSGLSMKDLQTLCEQLHAKMGVVDEERYDCEEKVTKHNKDIRELKLKVQDLGGKFKKPALRKVRVSADEMMRALLGSKHKGSMDLRANLKSVKKEDIKQEKVLTSEVGDWRKNVEAMSGMEGRKKMFDAAGGQ